One genomic region from Myripristis murdjan chromosome 7, fMyrMur1.1, whole genome shotgun sequence encodes:
- the nr4a1 gene encoding nuclear receptor subfamily 4immunitygroup A member 1 isoform X1 — translation MTCVHPQHGSQPYENSVCSSEFQSVDFASRLAMDMSSQRDHLSAPSLPSINSLVGTYMGDFDAYSCQVTAGPAHVPPSSGQESPFKPDDFQVYGCYPGTFTLSYLDEALSSGGSDYFGSPTSAPSPSTPGLQSQPTSAWDSAFGPYSPTPGYWAAEKPSVPHQPSFFTFGSASVDDMSPLGQPHLPEQDPFTLTQPHPAALAFPPLALEQAGTLDGADQLDDSLSSKSKSPSGNEGRCAVCGDNASCQHYGVRTCEGCKGFFKRTVQKNSKYVCLANKDCPVDKRRRNRCQFCRFQKCLAVGMVKEVVRTDSLKGRRGRLPSKPKVIQDLTTTVSPVSLIASLVRAHIDSNPGIGKLDYSKYQDTVVSLSEKEDASDIKQFYDLLTASMEVIRKWAESIPGFSDFCPEDQELLLESAFVELFILRLAYRSNPETDKLIFCNGVVLHKTQCVRGFGDWIDSIMEFSQSLHRMKLDVSSFSCLTTLVIITDRHGLKEPKRVEDMQNQLITCLKDHVSGCASDSSRPNYLSRLLGKLPELRTLCTQGLQRIFYLKLEDLVPPPPIVDKIFMDTLPF, via the exons ATGACCTGTGTGCACCCCCAGCATGGATCTCAGCCCTATGAAAACAGCGTGTGCAGCTCAGAGTTTCAGAGTGTGGACTTTGCCTCCAGGTTGGCCATGGATATGAGCAGCCAGCGGGACCATCTCTCCGCCCCATCCCTGCCGAGCATCAACTCCCTGGTGGGCACTTACATGGGTGACTTTGATGCCTATTCGTGCCAGGTCACTGCAGGCCCTGCCCACGTCCCCCCATCATCGGGCCAGGAGTCCCCCTTCAAGCCGGACGACTTCCAGGTTTATGGCTGCTACCCTGGGACCTTCACACTGAGCTACCTGGATGAGGCCCTGTCCTCTGGGGGCTCAGATTACTTTGGCAGCCCCACATCGGCCCCCTCGCCGTCAACCCCTGGGCTTCAAAGTCAGCCCACCTCAGCTTGGGATTCAGCTTTTGGTCCCTACTCTCCCACTCCAGGATACTGGGCAGCAGAGAAGCCGTCAGTGCCACATCAGCCCTCTTTCTTCACCTTTGGTTCAGCGTCTGTGGATGATATGTCACCTCTGGGTCAACCCCACTTACCAGAGCAGGACCCTTTCACGTTGACCCAACCCCACCCGGCGGCGCTCGCCTTTCCTCCCTTGGCGTTGGAGCAAGCAGGTACCCTAGATGGAGCCGACCAGCTGGACGACAGCCTGTCATCCAAATCCAAAAGCCCCAGTGGAAATGAGGGgcgctgtgctgtgtgtggagACAATGCCTCCTGTCAGCATTATGGGGTTCGCACCTGTGAAGGATGCAAAGGGTTCTTCAAG CgcacagtacaaaaaaattCCAAATACGTTTGCCTTGCCAACAAGGACTGTCCCGTGGACAAGCGACGGCGGAACCGTTGCCAGTTCTGCCGTTTCCAGAAGTGCCTAGCTGTAGGCATGGTGAAGGAAG TTGTAAGGACAGATAGCCTCAAAGGTCGAAGAGGTCGCCTACCTTCGAAGCCTAAAGTCATCCAGGACTTGACAACCACCGTGTCACCAGTGAGCCTGATCGCTTCTCTTGTGAGGGCGCACATCGACTCAAACCCAGGCATCGGGAAACTGGATTACTCTAAG TATCAGGACACAGTTGTCAGCCTGTCAGAGAAAGAGGACGCCAGCGACATAAAGCAGTTCTACGATCTGCTCACAGCCTCCATGGAGGTGATCAGGAAGTGGGCTGAGAGCATCCCGGGTTTCTCTGACTTCTGCCCAGAGgaccaggagctgctgctggagtcgGCATTTGTTGAGCTCTTCATCCTCCGGCTTGCATACCG GTCTAATCCAGAGACAGACAAGCTGATTTTCTGCAATGGGGTCGTGCTTCACAAGACGCAGTGTGTCCGAGGCTTTGGAGACTGGATCGACTCCATCATGGAGTTTTCTCAAAGCCTCCATCGCATGAAACTGGATGTGTCCTCCTTCTCCTGCCTCACAACCCTGGTCATAATCACTG ACCGCCATGGTCTTAAGGAGCCGAAACGTGTGGAGGACATGCAGAACCAGCTCATCACCTGCCTCAAAGATCACGTCTCTGGCTGCGCCTCTGACTCCTCGAGGCCCAATTATTTGTCCAGACTACTTGGGAAGCTGCCTGAGCTAAGGACACTGTGCACACAAGGCCTCCAGCGCATCTTTTACCTTAAATTGGAAGATCTTGTTCCCCCACCGCCAATAGTGGACAAAATTTTCATGGATACGCTTCCGTTTTGA
- the gtsf1 gene encoding gametocyte-specific factor 1 codes for MSTFRLGSTTGPCKISSERLQSHITGENDDRDDCDPDKLLQCPFDKNHQIRACRFPYHLIKCRKNHPQLASELKTCPFNARHLIPKHELTLHTATCVDRRSVSTQDSGETEGRYKWQVPVSTWTNPNTTEDWDEEADHTAAPFVWGESTSLNLKMEASTTNNLTPSVRVPHTLPWSVCRP; via the exons ATGTCGACCTTTAGACTTGGGTCCACTACTGGTCCCTGCAAGATTTCCTCTGAGAGACTCCAGTCCCATATCACTGGGGAAAACG ATGATAGAGATGACTGCGACCCTGACAAACTTCTGCAGTGTCCTTTTGACAAGAACCATCAGATCCGGGCTTGCCGCTTCCCGTACCATCTGATCAAGTGCAGGAAG AATCATCCCCAGCTGGCTAGTGAACTAAAAACCTGTCCGTTTAACGCTCGCCACCTGATACCCAAGCACGAGCTGACTCTGCACACCGCCACCTGTGTGGACAGAAGATCTGTGAGCACACAAGACT CGGGGGAAACAGAAGGGCGATACAAATGGCAGGTTCCTGTCAGCACTTGGACCAACCCCAACACTACTGAGGACTGGGATGAAG AGGCTGATCATACTGCTGCTCCTTTCGTATGGGGTGAATCTACATCCTTAAATCTAAA GATGGAAGCAAGCACCACCAACAACCTTACACCTAGTGTTAGAGTGCCCCACACTCTTCCATGGTCTGTTTGTAGACCGtga
- the nr4a1 gene encoding nuclear receptor subfamily 4immunitygroup A member 1 isoform X2, with amino-acid sequence MDMSSQRDHLSAPSLPSINSLVGTYMGDFDAYSCQVTAGPAHVPPSSGQESPFKPDDFQVYGCYPGTFTLSYLDEALSSGGSDYFGSPTSAPSPSTPGLQSQPTSAWDSAFGPYSPTPGYWAAEKPSVPHQPSFFTFGSASVDDMSPLGQPHLPEQDPFTLTQPHPAALAFPPLALEQAGTLDGADQLDDSLSSKSKSPSGNEGRCAVCGDNASCQHYGVRTCEGCKGFFKRTVQKNSKYVCLANKDCPVDKRRRNRCQFCRFQKCLAVGMVKEVVRTDSLKGRRGRLPSKPKVIQDLTTTVSPVSLIASLVRAHIDSNPGIGKLDYSKYQDTVVSLSEKEDASDIKQFYDLLTASMEVIRKWAESIPGFSDFCPEDQELLLESAFVELFILRLAYRSNPETDKLIFCNGVVLHKTQCVRGFGDWIDSIMEFSQSLHRMKLDVSSFSCLTTLVIITDRHGLKEPKRVEDMQNQLITCLKDHVSGCASDSSRPNYLSRLLGKLPELRTLCTQGLQRIFYLKLEDLVPPPPIVDKIFMDTLPF; translated from the exons ATGGATATGAGCAGCCAGCGGGACCATCTCTCCGCCCCATCCCTGCCGAGCATCAACTCCCTGGTGGGCACTTACATGGGTGACTTTGATGCCTATTCGTGCCAGGTCACTGCAGGCCCTGCCCACGTCCCCCCATCATCGGGCCAGGAGTCCCCCTTCAAGCCGGACGACTTCCAGGTTTATGGCTGCTACCCTGGGACCTTCACACTGAGCTACCTGGATGAGGCCCTGTCCTCTGGGGGCTCAGATTACTTTGGCAGCCCCACATCGGCCCCCTCGCCGTCAACCCCTGGGCTTCAAAGTCAGCCCACCTCAGCTTGGGATTCAGCTTTTGGTCCCTACTCTCCCACTCCAGGATACTGGGCAGCAGAGAAGCCGTCAGTGCCACATCAGCCCTCTTTCTTCACCTTTGGTTCAGCGTCTGTGGATGATATGTCACCTCTGGGTCAACCCCACTTACCAGAGCAGGACCCTTTCACGTTGACCCAACCCCACCCGGCGGCGCTCGCCTTTCCTCCCTTGGCGTTGGAGCAAGCAGGTACCCTAGATGGAGCCGACCAGCTGGACGACAGCCTGTCATCCAAATCCAAAAGCCCCAGTGGAAATGAGGGgcgctgtgctgtgtgtggagACAATGCCTCCTGTCAGCATTATGGGGTTCGCACCTGTGAAGGATGCAAAGGGTTCTTCAAG CgcacagtacaaaaaaattCCAAATACGTTTGCCTTGCCAACAAGGACTGTCCCGTGGACAAGCGACGGCGGAACCGTTGCCAGTTCTGCCGTTTCCAGAAGTGCCTAGCTGTAGGCATGGTGAAGGAAG TTGTAAGGACAGATAGCCTCAAAGGTCGAAGAGGTCGCCTACCTTCGAAGCCTAAAGTCATCCAGGACTTGACAACCACCGTGTCACCAGTGAGCCTGATCGCTTCTCTTGTGAGGGCGCACATCGACTCAAACCCAGGCATCGGGAAACTGGATTACTCTAAG TATCAGGACACAGTTGTCAGCCTGTCAGAGAAAGAGGACGCCAGCGACATAAAGCAGTTCTACGATCTGCTCACAGCCTCCATGGAGGTGATCAGGAAGTGGGCTGAGAGCATCCCGGGTTTCTCTGACTTCTGCCCAGAGgaccaggagctgctgctggagtcgGCATTTGTTGAGCTCTTCATCCTCCGGCTTGCATACCG GTCTAATCCAGAGACAGACAAGCTGATTTTCTGCAATGGGGTCGTGCTTCACAAGACGCAGTGTGTCCGAGGCTTTGGAGACTGGATCGACTCCATCATGGAGTTTTCTCAAAGCCTCCATCGCATGAAACTGGATGTGTCCTCCTTCTCCTGCCTCACAACCCTGGTCATAATCACTG ACCGCCATGGTCTTAAGGAGCCGAAACGTGTGGAGGACATGCAGAACCAGCTCATCACCTGCCTCAAAGATCACGTCTCTGGCTGCGCCTCTGACTCCTCGAGGCCCAATTATTTGTCCAGACTACTTGGGAAGCTGCCTGAGCTAAGGACACTGTGCACACAAGGCCTCCAGCGCATCTTTTACCTTAAATTGGAAGATCTTGTTCCCCCACCGCCAATAGTGGACAAAATTTTCATGGATACGCTTCCGTTTTGA